The Pungitius pungitius chromosome 8, fPunPun2.1, whole genome shotgun sequence genome has a window encoding:
- the LOC119193906 gene encoding leucine-rich repeat neuronal protein 1-like, giving the protein MAVSSQSWPPLLWLCMGLFLSSPSSIYGKVCPRLCVCEIRPWFTPQSTYKEATTVDCNDLRLMNIPTNLSTDTQVLLLQSNVISHTSGELEALFNLTELDLSQNNFSTVEAVGLTSMSHLTTLHLEENQISKLPDRCLGNLSNLQELYINHNQISAISPRAFAGMQSLLRLHLNSNRLHVIDSRWFEETPNLEILMIGENPVIGLLDMNFKPLGSLRSLVLAGMDLTDVPANAFVGLESLESISFYDNKLVRIPQLALQKVLNLKFLDLNKNPVHKIQEGDFRNMFHLKELGINNMMELVSIDRYALDNLPELTKLEATNNPKLSYVHRSAFRDMSSLESLMLNNNALTALYQHTVQALPNLREISLHSNPLRCDCVIQWMSSNRTTVRFMEPLAMLCTTPPELRGQQVRELRLLESSEQCLPLVSHNTFQSHLDLELGMSVSLDCRAMAEPEPEIYWVTPLGTKITTDFVSERYHLNNEGSLRLSHVQVEDSGRYTCVAQNTEGADTRVATIRVNGTLLDSAQVIKVYVKQTESHSILVSWKINSNVMSSNLKWASATMKIDNPHITYTARVPVDVHEYNLTHLQPSTEYEVCLTVSNVHLQTHKSCVNVTTRSATFALDLSDQHPSAAVLAVMATMLAFLSLATVGVYVARRWKRKNYHHSLKKYMLKTSSIPLNELYPPLINLWEVDGEKDKDCSAEGKLSPVDTTRSYYMW; this is encoded by the coding sequence ATGGCGGTCAGTTCGCAGTCGTGGCCTCCTCTGCTCTGGCTGTGTATGGGATTGTTTCTTTCCTCTCCGTCATCCATATATGGCAAAGTGTGTCCACGTTTGTGCGTCTGCGAGATCCGCCCTTGGTTCACCCCCCAGTCGACATACAAGGAGGCAACCACGGTGGATTGCAACGACTTGAGGCTCATGAACATCCCGACCAACCTATCCACGGATACTCAGGTGTTACTGCTCCAAAGTAACGTCATCTCTCACACCAGTGGAGAGCTGGAGGCGTTGTTCAACTTGACGGAGTTGGACTTATCCCAGAACAACTTCAGTACCGTGGAAGCTGTGGGCCTCACAAGCATGAGCCACTTGACCACCCTGCATCTAGAGGAGAACCAGATTAGCAAGCTGCCAGACCGCTGCCTCGGGAACTTGTCCAATCTCCAGGAGCTCTACATCAACCACAACCAGATAAGCGCCATCTCTCCTCGGGCGTTTGCAGGCATGCAAAGTCTGCTGCGCCTTCATCTGAACTCCAACAGGCTCCATGTCATAGACAGCCGCTGGTTTGAAGAAACACCAAATCTTGAGATCCTTATGATCGGGGAGAACCCAGTTATTGGCCTCCTAGACATGAACTTTAAGCCTCTCGGGAGCTTGAGGAGCCTGGTCCTGGCCGGCATGGACCTCACCGACGTTCCAGCAAATGCTTTTGTAGGTTTGGAAAGCCTTGAAAGCATTTCTTTCTATGACAACAAACTGGTTAGAATCCCTCAACTGGCGCTTCAAAAGGTTCTAAATTTGAAATTCTTGGATTTGAACAAGAATCCAGTTCACAAAATCCAAGAAGGAGATTTCAGGAACATGTTCCACTTGAAGGAACTGGGCATCAACAATATGATGGAGTTAGTGTCGATTGACCGCTATGCTCTGGACAACCTACCAGAGCTGACAAAGCTGGAGGCCACCAACAACCCGAAGCTGTCTTATGTGCATAGGTCAGCCTTTCGGGACATGTCCTCTTTGGAGAGCCTGATGCTAAACAATAACGCCCTCACTGCCCTTTATCAGCACACTGTGCAGGCGTTGCCTAATCTACGGGAAATCAGTCTGCATAGCAACCCGTTGCGTTGCGACTGTGTCATTCAGTGGATGAGCTCCAACAGGACCACGGTACGCTTCATGGAGCCCCTGGCCATGCTCTGCACCACCCCACCAGAGCTCAGAGGCCAGCAGGTTCGAGAGCTAAGGCTGCTGGAGTCCTCGGAGCAATGCCTGCCCCTCGTTTCCCACAACACCTTCCAGAGCCACTTGGACCTGGAGCTGGGCATGAGTGTCAGTCTTGACTGTAGGGCCATGGCTGAGCCAGAGCCTGAGATCTACTGGGTGACTCCTCTAGGGACCAAAATCACAACAGACTTTGTGTCTGAGCGGTACCACCTAAATAATGAGGGGTCCCTGCGGCTGTCACACGTTCAGGTGGAGGATTCTGGTCGTTACACCTGCGTGGCCCAGAACACAGAAGGAGCTGACACGCGGGTCGCCACCATCCGTGTAAATGGCACCCTGCTCGACAGCGCCCAGGTGATCAAAGTCTACGTCAAGCAGACGGAGTCCCACTCCATCCTGGTCTCCTGGAAAATCAACTCTAACGTGATGTCCTCCAACCTGAAGTGGGCCTCAGCCACCATGAAGATCGACAACCCGCACATCACCTACACGGCGCGCGTCCCCGTGGACGTCCACGAGTACAACCTCACGCACCTTCAACCTTCCACGGAGTACGAGGTATGCCTCACGGTCTCCAACGtccacctgcagacacacaagtcGTGCGTCAATGTGACGACGCGGAGCGCTACCTTTGCCCTGGACCTGTCGGACCAGCACCCAAGCGCGGCCGTGCTGGCTGTCATGGCGACGATGCTGGCGTTCCTCAGCCTGGCCACCGTGGGCGTCTACGTAGCTCGCAGATGGAAGAGAAAGAACTACCACCACTCCCTGAAGAAATACATGCTGAAGACGTCCTCCATCCCCCTGAACGAGCTTTACCCTCCGCTCATCAACCTGTGGGAGGTTGACGGGGAGAAGGACAAAGACTGCAGTGCAGAGGGGAAACTCTCTCCTGTTGATACCACACGTAGTTATTACATGTGGTGA
- the si:dkey-28n18.9 gene encoding sorting nexin-5 isoform X1, producing the protein MMEEVKETSTLSVHGHNIKVTEVLEDGDTLTFLIVSQKLSGTGEHHVARTYDDFEWLQQLLFSPEDEPGIQGVIFPSLPAKAHVNPSAKVMKQLGFLALGEWQLYCKALESFLRQVAAHSILSKNKAVEIFLTSSEPPGRQRARKNLFNRLSQAVEERRKEGYKDVDEFFQTERNHNLVLTSYAKTAAERFLDVVQSEQKIAVACAHFSASLHLCVEPVEDSDQQAFSKACVKLSEVFDSIKKNMTSVAENNMNTLGLGLDLESRCQEAEKEMLFRRTCKLVELEAARRNAEKAKPLKKASVSGSDVNAVFWPAGMEEAMKTTEMEFNHICVVAKQEVHRFRAARVKMLQQALVQWGEKQLLTAKESADQFNQQLQAYSGEA; encoded by the exons ATGATG GAAGAAGTCAAAGAGACATCTACTCTGAGTGTCCATGGTCATAATATCAAGGTGACGGAAGTGTTGGAAGACGGGGACACACTTACTTTCCTCATTGTGTCTCAAAAG CTGTCCGGGACGGGGGAGCACCACGTGGCCCGGACCTATGACGATTTTGAatggctgcagcagctcctgttCTCTCCGGAGGATGAGCCCGGGATACAGGGAGTCATA TTTCCATCTCTTCCTGCAAAGGCTCATGTGAATCCCTCGGCCAAGGTTATGAAACAGCTTG GTTTCCTGGCTTTAGGAGAGTGGCAGCTATACTGCAAAGCGCTGGAAAGCTTCCTGCGGCAGGTTGCTGCACACAGCATCCTCAGCAAAAATAAAGCTGTGGAGATCTTCCTGACTAGCTCAGAA CCTCCAGGAAGACAGAGAGCGAGGAAGAACCTTTTCAACCGTCTGAGTCAAGCTGTGGAGGAACGGAGGAAAGAAGGCTACAAG GATGTGGATGAATTCTTTCAAACCGAACGCAACCATAACCTTGTTCTGACCAGCTACGCCAAGACTGCAGCTGAG CGATTCCTAGATGTGGTGCAGTCTGAGCAAA AAATAGCAGTGGCCTGTGCACACTTCTCTGCTTCTCTGCATCTGTGTGTGGAACCGGTGGAGGATTCTGACCAACAGGCCTTTTCCAA GGCTTGTGTAAAATTATCTGAAGTCTTTGATTCTATAAAG AAAAATATGACAAGTGTTGCTGAGAACAACATGAACACTCTTGGGCTCGGCCTGGACCTTGAGTCACGCTGCCAGGAGGCCGAGAAG GAGATGCTCTTCAGAAGAACCTGTAAACTGGTGGAGTTGGAGGCTGCCAGAAGGAATGCGGAGAAGGCCAAACCTTTGAAGAAGGCTTCTGTGAGTGGATCAGATGTAAATGCTGTCTTCTGGCCAGCAGGG ATGGAGGAGGCAATGAAAACGACGGAGATGGAGTTCAATCACATTTGTGTGGTGGCTAAACAGGAG GTTCATCGGTTCCGGGCTGCACGTGTGAAGATGCTGCAGCAGGCTCTGGTTCAGTGGGGTGAGAAGCAGCTTCTTACGGCCAAAGAAAGTGCCGACCAGTTTAACCAGCAACTGCAAGCCTACAGCGGGGAAGCCTAG
- the si:dkey-28n18.9 gene encoding sorting nexin-6 isoform X2 — translation MMEEVKETSTLSVHGHNIKVTEVLEDGDTLTFLIVSQKLSGTGEHHVARTYDDFEWLQQLLFSPEDEPGIQGVIFPSLPAKAHVNPSAKVMKQLGFLALGEWQLYCKALESFLRQVAAHSILSKNKAVEIFLTSSEPPGRQRARKNLFNRLSQAVEERRKEGYKDVDEFFQTERNHNLVLTSYAKTAAERFLDVVQSEQKIAVACAHFSASLHLCVEPVEDSDQQAFSKACVKLSEVFDSIKKNMTSVAENNMNTLGLGLDLESRCQEAEKEMLFRRTCKLVELEAARRNAEKAKPLKKASMEEAMKTTEMEFNHICVVAKQEVHRFRAARVKMLQQALVQWGEKQLLTAKESADQFNQQLQAYSGEA, via the exons ATGATG GAAGAAGTCAAAGAGACATCTACTCTGAGTGTCCATGGTCATAATATCAAGGTGACGGAAGTGTTGGAAGACGGGGACACACTTACTTTCCTCATTGTGTCTCAAAAG CTGTCCGGGACGGGGGAGCACCACGTGGCCCGGACCTATGACGATTTTGAatggctgcagcagctcctgttCTCTCCGGAGGATGAGCCCGGGATACAGGGAGTCATA TTTCCATCTCTTCCTGCAAAGGCTCATGTGAATCCCTCGGCCAAGGTTATGAAACAGCTTG GTTTCCTGGCTTTAGGAGAGTGGCAGCTATACTGCAAAGCGCTGGAAAGCTTCCTGCGGCAGGTTGCTGCACACAGCATCCTCAGCAAAAATAAAGCTGTGGAGATCTTCCTGACTAGCTCAGAA CCTCCAGGAAGACAGAGAGCGAGGAAGAACCTTTTCAACCGTCTGAGTCAAGCTGTGGAGGAACGGAGGAAAGAAGGCTACAAG GATGTGGATGAATTCTTTCAAACCGAACGCAACCATAACCTTGTTCTGACCAGCTACGCCAAGACTGCAGCTGAG CGATTCCTAGATGTGGTGCAGTCTGAGCAAA AAATAGCAGTGGCCTGTGCACACTTCTCTGCTTCTCTGCATCTGTGTGTGGAACCGGTGGAGGATTCTGACCAACAGGCCTTTTCCAA GGCTTGTGTAAAATTATCTGAAGTCTTTGATTCTATAAAG AAAAATATGACAAGTGTTGCTGAGAACAACATGAACACTCTTGGGCTCGGCCTGGACCTTGAGTCACGCTGCCAGGAGGCCGAGAAG GAGATGCTCTTCAGAAGAACCTGTAAACTGGTGGAGTTGGAGGCTGCCAGAAGGAATGCGGAGAAGGCCAAACCTTTGAAGAAGGCTTCT ATGGAGGAGGCAATGAAAACGACGGAGATGGAGTTCAATCACATTTGTGTGGTGGCTAAACAGGAG GTTCATCGGTTCCGGGCTGCACGTGTGAAGATGCTGCAGCAGGCTCTGGTTCAGTGGGGTGAGAAGCAGCTTCTTACGGCCAAAGAAAGTGCCGACCAGTTTAACCAGCAACTGCAAGCCTACAGCGGGGAAGCCTAG